A part of Podarcis muralis chromosome 15, rPodMur119.hap1.1, whole genome shotgun sequence genomic DNA contains:
- the CHEK1 gene encoding serine/threonine-protein kinase Chk1 isoform X2: protein MKCAIECPDQIKKEICINKMLNHENIVKFYGHRREGTIQYLFLEYCSGGELFDRIEPDVGMPEAEAQKFFHQLIAGVVYLHSIGVTHRDIKPENLLLNGMDNLKISDFGLATVFKYNGRERLLNKMCGTLPYIAPEVLKRKEFHAEPVDVWSCGIVLTAMLAGELPWDQPVETCQEYCDWKEKKTYLSPWKKIDSLPLALLLKLLTEDPTSRLTIEDLKKDRWYTKALKKGIKRPRVSSGGLSDSPGCFSKHIRSDTDFSPVKSARSEEKKTCSNSQPEPGTGLSLWDSGPAGIDKLVQGISFSQPACPEHMLLNSQLLGTPSSSQNSWQRLVKRMTRFFLKLDADQSYHVLKEVCEKMGYVWKKGCTNQVTISTTDRRNNKLIFKANLLEMDDKILVDFRLSKGDGLEFKRHFLKIKGKLSDVVSTQKLWLPVT, encoded by the exons ATGAAATGCGCTATAGAGTGCCCAGATCAGATTAAGAAGGAGATCTGCATTAACAAAATGTTAAATCATGAGAACATTGTCAAGTTTTACGGACATCGGCGAGAAGGCACTATTCAGTATCTGTTCCTAGAGTACTGCAGCGGGGGAGAACTCTTTGACCGAATAG AGCCAGATGTAGGAATGCCTGAAGCAGAAGCACAGAAGTTTTTCCACCAGCTTATAGCTGGAGTC GTCTACCTTCACAGTATAGGAGTAACACATCGGGATATTAAGCCTGAGAATCTGCTGCTAAACGGAATGg ATAATCTCAAAATCTCTGACTTTGGACTAGCAACTGTGTTTAAGTACAATGGTCGTGAGCGATTGTTGAACAAGATGTGTGGCACGCTCCCGTACATTGCGCCAGAAgtccttaaaagaaaagaattccATGCCGAGCCAGTTGATGTTTGGTCATGTGGAATCGTACTCACTGCCATGTTGGCAGGAG AATTGCCATGGGACCAGCCTGTTGAAACATGTCAAGAATACTGTgattggaaagaaaagaaaacatatttgTCACCATGGAAGAAGATAGACTCGTTGCCACTAG CGTTACTCCTCAAACTATTAACTGAGGACCCCACATCAAGGCTTACTATTGAAGACCTAAAAAAGGACAGGTGGTACACAAAAGCTTTAAAGAaag GCATCAAGCGGCCTCGAGTCTCATCGGGGGGACTATCCGATTCCCCAGGGTGTTTTTCTAAGCACATCCGATCCGATACAGACTTCTCTCCAGTGAAAAGTGCACGCAG TGAGGAGAAAAAGACCTGCTCCAATTCTCAGCCGGAACCTGGCACTGGACTTTCTTTGTGGGATAGCGGTCCAGCTGGCATCGATAAGCTTGTGCAAGGCATCAGTttctcccagccagcctgcccTGAACACATGCTGCTCAACAGCCAACTGCTTGGCACTCCCAGTTCTTCCCAG aATTCATGGCAGCGCTTAGTGAAGAGAATGACCCGTTTCTTTTTGAAGCTGGACGCTGACCAGTCTTACCACGTATTGAAGGAGGTTTGCGAAAAAATGGGCTACGTCTGGAAGAAGGGCTGCACAAACCAG GTTACCATATCAACCACAGATAGAAGAAACAACAAACTGATTTTCAAGGCAAACCTCTTGGAAATGGATGACAAAATACTTGTTGACTTCCGCCTGTCTAAG GGTGACGGCTTGGAGTTCAAGAGGCATTTCCTGAAGATCAAAGGGAAGCTGAGTGATGTCGTCAGCACACAGAAGCTGTGGCTTCCTGTCACATGA
- the CHEK1 gene encoding serine/threonine-protein kinase Chk1 isoform X1 encodes MLPHPGSRGRRRSRRRIPPLGPSPPPLPPGSLPVSARLLLSTLFGGKRRLLISRGSGPRRWAECVLFVKMAVPFVEDWDLVQTLGEGAYGEVQLAVNRRTEEAVAVKIVDMKCAIECPDQIKKEICINKMLNHENIVKFYGHRREGTIQYLFLEYCSGGELFDRIEPDVGMPEAEAQKFFHQLIAGVVYLHSIGVTHRDIKPENLLLNGMDNLKISDFGLATVFKYNGRERLLNKMCGTLPYIAPEVLKRKEFHAEPVDVWSCGIVLTAMLAGELPWDQPVETCQEYCDWKEKKTYLSPWKKIDSLPLALLLKLLTEDPTSRLTIEDLKKDRWYTKALKKGIKRPRVSSGGLSDSPGCFSKHIRSDTDFSPVKSARSEEKKTCSNSQPEPGTGLSLWDSGPAGIDKLVQGISFSQPACPEHMLLNSQLLGTPSSSQNSWQRLVKRMTRFFLKLDADQSYHVLKEVCEKMGYVWKKGCTNQVTISTTDRRNNKLIFKANLLEMDDKILVDFRLSKGDGLEFKRHFLKIKGKLSDVVSTQKLWLPVT; translated from the exons ATGCTGCCTCACCCGGGCAGCCGGGGCAGGAGGCGGAGCCGGCGCCGGATTCCTCCCCTCGGCCCCTCGCCGCCGCCTCTTCCTCCCGGCTCTCTCCCAGTCTCTGCCCGGCTCTTGCTCTCGACGCTCTTCGGCGGGAAACGCCGCTTGCTGATCAGCCGGGGAAGCGGCCCTCGCCGCTGGGCGG AGTGTGTCCTGTTTGTCAAGATGGCCGTGCCTTTTGTGGAAGACTGGGACTTAGTGCAGACCCTTGGGGAAGGCGCTTATGGAGA AGTTCAGTTGGCTGTGAACAGACGCACGGAAGAAGCAGTGGCGGTGAAGATTGTGGACATGAAATGCGCTATAGAGTGCCCAGATCAGATTAAGAAGGAGATCTGCATTAACAAAATGTTAAATCATGAGAACATTGTCAAGTTTTACGGACATCGGCGAGAAGGCACTATTCAGTATCTGTTCCTAGAGTACTGCAGCGGGGGAGAACTCTTTGACCGAATAG AGCCAGATGTAGGAATGCCTGAAGCAGAAGCACAGAAGTTTTTCCACCAGCTTATAGCTGGAGTC GTCTACCTTCACAGTATAGGAGTAACACATCGGGATATTAAGCCTGAGAATCTGCTGCTAAACGGAATGg ATAATCTCAAAATCTCTGACTTTGGACTAGCAACTGTGTTTAAGTACAATGGTCGTGAGCGATTGTTGAACAAGATGTGTGGCACGCTCCCGTACATTGCGCCAGAAgtccttaaaagaaaagaattccATGCCGAGCCAGTTGATGTTTGGTCATGTGGAATCGTACTCACTGCCATGTTGGCAGGAG AATTGCCATGGGACCAGCCTGTTGAAACATGTCAAGAATACTGTgattggaaagaaaagaaaacatatttgTCACCATGGAAGAAGATAGACTCGTTGCCACTAG CGTTACTCCTCAAACTATTAACTGAGGACCCCACATCAAGGCTTACTATTGAAGACCTAAAAAAGGACAGGTGGTACACAAAAGCTTTAAAGAaag GCATCAAGCGGCCTCGAGTCTCATCGGGGGGACTATCCGATTCCCCAGGGTGTTTTTCTAAGCACATCCGATCCGATACAGACTTCTCTCCAGTGAAAAGTGCACGCAG TGAGGAGAAAAAGACCTGCTCCAATTCTCAGCCGGAACCTGGCACTGGACTTTCTTTGTGGGATAGCGGTCCAGCTGGCATCGATAAGCTTGTGCAAGGCATCAGTttctcccagccagcctgcccTGAACACATGCTGCTCAACAGCCAACTGCTTGGCACTCCCAGTTCTTCCCAG aATTCATGGCAGCGCTTAGTGAAGAGAATGACCCGTTTCTTTTTGAAGCTGGACGCTGACCAGTCTTACCACGTATTGAAGGAGGTTTGCGAAAAAATGGGCTACGTCTGGAAGAAGGGCTGCACAAACCAG GTTACCATATCAACCACAGATAGAAGAAACAACAAACTGATTTTCAAGGCAAACCTCTTGGAAATGGATGACAAAATACTTGTTGACTTCCGCCTGTCTAAG GGTGACGGCTTGGAGTTCAAGAGGCATTTCCTGAAGATCAAAGGGAAGCTGAGTGATGTCGTCAGCACACAGAAGCTGTGGCTTCCTGTCACATGA
- the STT3A gene encoding dolichyl-diphosphooligosaccharide--protein glycosyltransferase subunit STT3A: MTKLGFLRLSYEKQDTLLKLLILSMAAVLSFSTRLFSVLRFESVIHEFDPYFNYRTTRFLAEEGFYKFHNWFDDRAWYPLGRIIGGTIYPGLMITSAAIYHVLHFFHITIDIRNVCVFLAPLFSSFTTIVTYHLTKELKDAGAGLLAAAMIAVVPGYISRSVAGSYDNEGIAIFCMLLTYYMWIKAVKTGSIYWAAMCALAYFYMVSSWGGYVFLINLIPLHVLVLMLTGRFSHRIYVAYCTVYCLGTILSMQISFVGFQPVLSSEHMAALGVFGLCQIHAFVDYLRSKLNPQQFEILFRSVISLVGFVLLSIGAILMLTGKISPWTGRFYSLLDPSYAKNNIPIIASVSEHQPTTWSSYYFDLQLLVFMFPVGLYYCFSNLSDARIFIIMYGVTSMYFSAVMVRLMLVLAPVMCILSGIGVSQVLSTYMKNLDISRPDKKTKKQQDATYPIKNEVASGMILVMAFFLITYTFHSTWVTSEAYSSPSIVLSARGGDGSRIIFDDFREAYYWLRHNTPEDAKVMSWWDYGYQITAMANRTILVDNNTWNNTHISRVGQAMASTEERAYEIMRELDVSYVLVIFGGLTGYSSDDINKFLWMVRIGGSTDTGKHIKEHDYYTPTGEFRVDREGSPVLLNCLMYKMCYYRFGQVYTEAKRPPGYDRVRNAEIGNKDFELDVLEEAYTTEHWLVRIYKVKDLDNRGLSRT; encoded by the exons AATTCCACAACTGGTTTGACGATAGAGCATGGTATCCGCTGGGTCGAATCATTGGTGGGACTATCTATCCAG GTTTAATGATCACATCAGCAGCGATTTACCATGTTCTGCACTTCTTCCACATTACAATTGACATacgaaatgtgtgtgttttcctggctccccttttctcctccttcacCACCATAGTAACGTATCACCTCACCAAAGAACTCAAG GATGCAGGGGCAGGTCTCTTGGCTGCAGCAATGATAGCTGTGGTACCTGGTTACATATCTCGTTCTGTCGCTGGATCCTATGACAATGAAG GTATTGCTATATTCTGTATGCTTCTGACTTACTACATGTGGATCAAAGCAGTGAAAACCGGCTCCATTTATTGGGCAGCCATGTGTGCACTTGCCTATTTCTACATG GTTTCTTCATGGGGTGGTTATGTGTTTTTGATTAACCTCATTCCCCTTCATGTACTGGTGCTGATGCTAACTGGACGATTCTCCCATCGGATATATGTGGCTTACTGCACAGTATATTGCCTAGGAACCATCTTATCAATGCAGATATCTTTCGTTGGCTTCCAG CCTGTCCTGTCATCTGAACATATGGCTGCCTTGGGTGTATTTGGCCTGTGCCAGATTCATGCCTTTGTAGATTATTTGCGCAGCAAACTGAACCCTCAGCAGTTCGAGATTCTCTTCAGGAGTGTAATCTCCCTGGTTGGGTTTGTCCTTCTGTCAATAGGAGCCATTCTGATGCTTACAG GAAAGATCTCCCCATGGACTGGTCGCTTCTATTCACTGCTGGATCCTTCCTATGCGAAGAACAATATTCCCATCATTGCTTCAGTCTCTGAGCATCAGCCTACCACATGGTCATCCTACTATTTTGATCTGCAACTTCTTGTTTTCATGTTCCCAG TTGGCCTGTATTATTGCTTCAGTAATCTGTCTGATGCCCGCATTTTTATCATCATGTATGGTGTGACCAGCATGTACTTCTCGGCTGTGATG GTTCGTCTCATGTTGGTATTGGCCCCAGTTATGTGCATTCTGTCTGGCATTGGAGTCTCCCAAGTGTTGTCAACTTACATGAAAAATTTAGATATCAGCCGACCTGACAAGAAGACAAAAAAGCAACAGGATGCTACTTACCCCATCAAAAACGAA GTTGCCAGTGGCATGATCCTGGTCATGGCTTTCTTCTTGATCACCTACACTTTCCATTCAACTTGGGTAACCAGTGAAGCCTACTCTTCTCCCTCCATAGTGCTGTCGGCACGTGGTGGCGACGGCAGCAGAATAATCTTTGATGACTTCAGGGAAGCTTATTACTGGCTTCGTCACAATACACCAGAG GATGCGAAAGTAATGTCCTGGTGGGATTATGGATATCAGATAACAGCCATGGCAAACCGAACAATTCTTGTGGATAACAACACTTGGaataacacacacatttctcGAGTTGGTCAG GCCATGGCATCCACAGAAGAGCGAGCTTACGAGATTATGAGGGAGCTGGATGTCAGTTATGTGCTGGTAATATTTGGAGGCCTCACTGGATATTCCTCGGATG ATATCAATAAATTTCTGTGGATGGTGCGAATAGGAGGCAGCACAGACACTGGAAAGCACATAAAAGAGCATGATTACTACACACCAACAGGAGAGTTCCGTGTGGACAGGGAGGGCTCTCCTGTGCTGCTTAACTGCCTCATGTACAAGATGTGCTACTATCGCTTTGGCCAAGTCTATACAGAAGCCA AGCGTCCTCCAGGTTATGACAGAGTGAGAAATGCTGAGATTGGCAACAAAGACTTTGAGCTTGATGTATTGGAAGAGGCATATACCACAGAACACTGGCTAGTCCGAATATACAAA GTAAAGGACTTGGATAATCGTGGATTGTCGAGAACGTAA